TGCCGGAAACCAATATGGTTTTCTTCGACGTGAAGGATCTGGGGATGACGGCTCAGGAGTTCGGCGCTAAGACGCTGGAACACGGCGTTCGCCTGAGTTCCGGCGGGCCGACGCGCATCCGCGCCGTCACGCACATCGACGTGTCGCGGGCGGGAATCGATCAGGCGATCCGCGCGATTCGATCTGTCGTGGAGTCGGCGAAGAAGTAGTTAAACCTCACCAAAGACCCGCTGGCAGTACTGCATCTCTTCCATGATGGAGATGCTCTGCGTGCAATTCGATTCGCAGCCGCCGCAGAGCATGCACTCGTCGGCCTTGGGCGATTCGATCTTCTGGTACTTCTCGAGAGCCGCTTCGCGGAATCCCCAGAAGCGTTCTTCGAACATCGCCGCCATCACCGCCGGGATATCGATTCCCTGCGGACACGGCAGGCAATAGCCGCAGCCCGTGCAGTACTTCTCTTGCTGCTTCGCGACCTTCGCCAGAAACTTCTCGATCTTCTTCATCTGCTTCTTGTCGAAGCTGCCGGCGTTGACCGAAGCAATCGTATCGTCGACATCCGACGGGCGCGTCATTCCGCAGATCACCGTATCGATGTAGGGATGACTCATGATGTAGCGCAGGGCAAGATCCGGCACCGAACACGCGCCGACTTCTCTGCCCAGTTCGAGAAGGACTTCGCTGGCCTCCTTCAGTTTCCCTCCACCGACGGGGTTCATGACGATCGTGCCGATGCCGGCCTTGTGGTAGGCCTTCAGCACATCGCCGTAGCGCGTGTTCAGAAGGTTGAAAGAGAGCAGCACGATCTCGCACCAGTCGACTTCGGGCAAGTACGAGAGGAGATTCTCCGGCGTGTCATGGGAGGTGAATCCGATGTGACCGACGAGGCCTTCGTCCTTCGCCTTCACGATCGCATCGAGCATCCCGCCCTTCGCGATAGCAGCCTCGTATTGATCGCGCTGTTGGATATTCCAAATCTGGTAATAGTCAAGGTAGTCCACTTCGAGGCGCGTCATGGATTCCTCAATGCGTTTGCGCGCGCAACTCTCAGATGCGTCGTCCGATTCCTCGATTTTGACGATCCATGGCGCCCACTTAGTGGAGAGAATGACCTTCTCGCGATAGCC
This genomic stretch from bacterium harbors:
- a CDS encoding aldo/keto reductase; protein product: MELRKFGQRSGFEVPRGNIGAMRLPEDIDEAVALIRHAIDSGMRYIDTSRGYGDSEIKLGQALKDGYREKVILSTKWAPWIVKIEESDDASESCARKRIEESMTRLEVDYLDYYQIWNIQQRDQYEAAIAKGGMLDAIVKAKDEGLVGHIGFTSHDTPENLLSYLPEVDWCEIVLLSFNLLNTRYGDVLKAYHKAGIGTIVMNPVGGGKLKEASEVLLELGREVGACSVPDLALRYIMSHPYIDTVICGMTRPSDVDDTIASVNAGSFDKKQMKKIEKFLAKVAKQQEKYCTGCGYCLPCPQGIDIPAVMAAMFEERFWGFREAALEKYQKIESPKADECMLCGGCESNCTQSISIMEEMQYCQRVFGEV